The nucleotide sequence GCAGCATCTCAGTCCTCAGATGCTATTAAGTGCGGAGCTCCTAAAgttaatttttacacaattttttaaaattatgaatgcTTGGACAATTTCATAGATAGAATTTTTCATTAAGTTTTAGTCAATTCTAGATATTTTTcagtttaattataaaaaggcATTGCAtctagacacacaaaaaaaaggcaGTTCTAATTGGTAAAAAGGGAAAATACCAAATTTGTAATTAGATATGGTAACTAAATAACGTcaggaaaaaaagaatcaagTAAAGTGATATCAAATAAAATGGAATATCAcccataataaacaaaattaaagaagcaACTGTACAGTTTAAATAAATGGAatatgtgtgtttgtgtatatataataaacctaCAACCTGTAAGGCTACAACCTACGTTTtgcaacaaaacagagaagatatACAAGTTTGGCTCCTTGGTCCTGTTTCCGTTCGTTCATATATTACAAGTAAGATCATCTGATAGCTTTATATTTGTGCATggatacatacaaaaaaattatgttattttggTTAAGCAAAATTGGTGATCTTTAGCTCTCTACTGATTTTGCAGATACGAGAGCTAGTTGCGTTATGAGGTGTGTTatattatttgtctttttactGCTCTCGTGCACGGCCGTTCTGCTCTCTTGCACAGCAGTTCTGCTCAAACACAACAAGGACGGTTCCAATAATGTATCAGCAACAAACATCGGCTTAAACTATGGTCTCCTTGGAGACAACCTCCCGTCTCCAGCCAATGTAGTCAGCCTTTACAAGTCCATAGGCATCACTAAAATCAGAATCTTCGACCCAAACACTGAGGTTCTTAACGCCTTACGCAGCCACCAAGATATTGGAGTCACCGTAGGCATCAAGGACCAAGACTTGGCTGCTCTTGCTGCCAGCGAAGATGCTGTTAAGCACTGGTTTGCAACCAACATCGAGCCTTACTTAGCAGACGTCAACATCACGTTCATAACCGTTGGCAACGAAGTCATCCCCGGAGAGATCGGTCCTCAAGTGCTTCCCGTCATGCGGTCTCTCACAAACCTAGTCAAGTCGAGGAATCTTCAAATCTTGATAAGCACCGTGGTGGCTATGTCGAACCTGGGAAAGTCATACCCACCTTCCGTAGGAAAGTTCACTCCCCAAGCGTGTGAACAACTTGTCCCCGTTCTGAAGTTCTTGTCTCTAACGAATACACCAATACTCGTCAACATCTACCCTTACTTCGCCTACGCGTCAAATCCTGTTAACATCAGCCTCGATTATGCCACCTTCAACACCAATGATGTTGTGGTCAAGGACGGGCCAATGCAGTATTCAAACCTATTTGATGCCATTTTTGACGCTTTCGTGTGGGCAACGGAGAAAGAAGGGGTGAAAAATTTATCCATGGTTGTGTCAGAGACAGGATGGCCTTCTGC is from Camelina sativa cultivar DH55 chromosome 20, Cs, whole genome shotgun sequence and encodes:
- the LOC104772404 gene encoding probable glucan endo-1,3-beta-glucosidase BG4; protein product: MRCVILFVFLLLSCTAVLLSCTAVLLKHNKDGSNNVSATNIGLNYGLLGDNLPSPANVVSLYKSIGITKIRIFDPNTEVLNALRSHQDIGVTVGIKDQDLAALAASEDAVKHWFATNIEPYLADVNITFITVGNEVIPGEIGPQVLPVMRSLTNLVKSRNLQILISTVVAMSNLGKSYPPSVGKFTPQACEQLVPVLKFLSLTNTPILVNIYPYFAYASNPVNISLDYATFNTNDVVVKDGPMQYSNLFDAIFDAFVWATEKEGVKNLSMVVSETGWPSAGNGYLTTPDIAAMYNGNFIKHVQSGKGTPKRPNCSIEGFLFATFNENQKPAGTEQNFGLYNPTDMTPIYKMF